A region from the Medicago truncatula cultivar Jemalong A17 chromosome 6, MtrunA17r5.0-ANR, whole genome shotgun sequence genome encodes:
- the LOC25495222 gene encoding uncharacterized protein encodes MTILSLLPTNYSGFLHQGTPLLQSKFSATVGYHRDGSLTPQTICRTKIKQKYSNHISTKFLTSASRNDHYNISYDDSPEEPFLLALIKESFWGLKSLFAFLIEQPSQLNYIEWPSFSNTLRTATLTLVIVAFLLVALASVDSALSFLLNLVLRKST; translated from the exons ATGACTATTCTTTCTCTGTTGCCAACAAACTattcag GATTCCTTCATCAAGGTACTCCTCTTCTGCAATCGAAGTTTTCAGCGACAGTTGGTTATCACAGAGATGGTTCTCTTACACCACAAACG ATTTGTAGAACgaagataaaacaaaaatattcaaaccATATTAGCACCAAATTTTTGACGTCTGCTTCAAGAAATGACCATTATAATATAAGCTATGATGATTCGCCTGAGGAGCCCTTTTTGCTAGCATTGATCAAAGAATCCTTCTG GGGTTTAAAATCTTTATTTGCATTTTTGATTGAGCAACCTAGCCAGCTGAATTACATAGAGTGGCCAAGCTTTAGTAATACG CTGAGGACTGCAACACTCACTCTTGTTATTGTTGCATTTCTTCTTGTTGCTTTAGCATCTGTTGATTCGGCTCTCAGCTTCCTTTTGAATTTAGTTCTTCGGAAGAGCACGTAA
- the LOC25495223 gene encoding protein ANTHESIS POMOTING FACTOR 1: MTASLTELDDDIVRTMSIGAVFSDYVGKIYSIDFHRKDDLLVTAGEDDSVRLYDIVNAKLLKTTYHKKHGTDQICFTHHPSSVICSSRYNLESTGESLRYLSMYDNRCLRYFKGHKQRVVSLCMSPINDSFMSGSVDHSVRLWDLRVNACQGILHVRGRPTVAYDQQGLVFAVAMEGGAIKLFDSRSYDKGPFDTFLVGGDTAEVCDIKFSNDGKSMLLSTTNNNIYVLDAYGGDKRCGFSLEPSHGTSIEATFTPDGKYVVAGSGGGTMHAWSIDRNHEVACWSSHIGVPSCLKWAPRRAMFAAASTVLTFWIPNNEPNLKAEEYSGTDTEAGLQPQSQ; the protein is encoded by the coding sequence ATGACGGCCTCACTTACAGAGCTTGATGACGACATTGTCCGCACCATGTccataggagccgttttctccGACTACGTTGGGAAGATATATTCGATTGATTTCCATCGTAAGGATGATTTATTGGTCACAGCTGGTGAGGATGACTCAGTGCGACTCTATGACATTGTTAATGCTAAGCTGTTGAAGACCACTTATCATAAGAAACATGGTACTGATCAAATATGCTTTACTCATCACCCTAGTTCTGTCATATGCTCTTCAAGGTACAATTTGGAGTCTACCGGAGAATCGTTGCGATATTTATCAATGTATGATAACCGCTGCCTACGATACTTCAAAGGGCATAAACAGAGAGTTGTTTCTCTCTGCATGTCTCCTATCAATGATAGCTTCATGTCTGGTTCTGTCGACCACAGTGTAAGGTTATGGGATCTACGTGTAAATGCATGCCAGGGAATCTTACATGTACGCGGTAGACCTACTGTTGCTTATGACCAACAAGGTCTGGTCTTCGCCGTTGCAATGGAAGGCGGGGCTATTAAGTTGTTTGATTCACGTTCGTATGACAAGGGTCCCTTCGACACTTTTCTTGTTGGTGGTGATACTGCCGAGGTTTGTGATATTAAATTCAGCAATGATGGCAAATCAATGCTTCTGTCTACAactaataacaacatatatgttcttgatgcatatGGAGGAGATAAACGCTGCGGATTTAGTTTGGAACCATCTCATGGTACCTCGATAGAGGCTACATTTACCCCAGATGGGAAGTATGTCGTAGCAGGCTCTGGAGGCGGGACCATGCACGCTTGGAGTATTGACAGGAATCACGAAGTAGCATGTTGGAGCAGCCATATTGGTGTGCCTTCGTGCTTGAAATGGGCTCCTCGTCGAGCCATGTTTGCTGCAGCCTCGACTGTTCTCACATTTTGGATACCAAACAACGAACCGAATCTGAAAGCTGAAGAATATAGTGGCACGGACACCGAAGCAGGACTTCAGCCCCAAAGCCAGTGA